The following DNA comes from Thermoanaerobaculia bacterium.
ACCTGTCGGCGGCCGCCCATGCCGCGCGCCGGCTCGCCGCGGCGATCGCGCGGATCGCCGAACGGGAAGACGCGGAGCTCGCTCCCGCGGCCGCGGGCGGCGAGATCTGATGGCCGGGGGGCGCCGGCATCGCTACGCGGTCACCGTCGAATGGACCGGAAACCTCGGCGAGGGCACCTCGTCGTACCGGGCGTACTCCCGCGATCACGAGATCGGCGTGGAAGGAAAGCCGTCGATCGCCGGGTCGGCCGATCCCGTCTTCCGCGGAGACGCGTCGCGGCACAACCCCGAGGACTTCCTCGTGTCTGCGCTCTCCGCCTGCCACATGCTCTCCTACCTGCACCTCTGCGCCGTCTCGGGCGTCGTCGTCACGGCGTACGAAGACCGCGCGACGGGAGAGATGCGCGAAACCGACGACGGCGGAGGGCGCTTCACGGCCGCCGTGCTGCGTCCGCGCGTCACGATCTCGGCGGGCGACCCGGCGCTCGCGCGGGAG
Coding sequences within:
- a CDS encoding OsmC family protein — translated: MAGGRRHRYAVTVEWTGNLGEGTSSYRAYSRDHEIGVEGKPSIAGSADPVFRGDASRHNPEDFLVSALSACHMLSYLHLCAVSGVVVTAYEDRATGEMRETDDGGGRFTAAVLRPRVTISAGDPALARELHEKAHHLCFVASSVNFPVTCDPEIEDARPALREKK